The genomic region tcttcaggaaaagctttaaccccttcagcagcacaaactcagggctgaaggctttactgagtagctgcaggcagtgatgagacaaatgctgggcacaggagctgacagactagaggagttctgcagagcattgcacaagtaCAGGTAGGTTTGTATCAGCAGGGTCAtagtacagctgggacttgtagtcctacacataaaaccttctgctgagtatcccagcaggcagacacgtCACTCAAGCCAGAATTATTCACTCCttttgcagagcaggggagggacaGAGGTTGTTGTTagtgcaggtaaacaaagggccagaagagaaccagggaaatgaggaaataccTTTTtattgcctaaaacttgcttagcttagttatatattgctgcccatcagatttacagtgctatatatatatatatatatatatatatttttttttttttttcattgggaACCACAGATTGCATGGGCACCATCCATGAGGCTGGCACAGACGGATGCAATCTCATtaaacttgaatgggcccgtgatctGTCTGCTTCGGTGCCTCCATTCCGcgtcttccggattgcggacccattcaagtgcatgtgctctgtatcacggatgcagagccaaactacaactcccagtatacaaacatgcttggctgttcttctaactcccattctgggagttgtagtttctgaccTGCTGGAGGTTGCCATTccctgccttagggctcatgcacacgaccgtatgcattttgcagtccacaaatacggatgacgtccgtgtgcattctgtattttgcggaacggaacagctggcccttcatagaacagtcctatccttgtccgtaatgcgaacaataataggacatgttctatttctttgcagagccgacatacggaaatggaatgcacacagtcatttccgtttttttttacggacccattgaaatgaatgcgtttgtgcgcatgaggccttagagcaaGACTCCTTTCTTCTGTCTAACCACTTGCGATCGCCATTTCTCAGGGCGCCTCTCACCCTACTGCCCCGCAACTGCAGGCCCCCAGGTCTACCACCTTAACATGCCCATTAGACCCCGCCACATACTGTATGTTTATTCATAAGGTGGCACTCACCATAAGCTACGGGCGTCAGTTTCAGCACGGTGTGCAGAGGACATTTCAGGTATGGCAATTCTTCTGGCAAAAAAGAGAAGTTATGATCAGCTCTGCTTTCTTCCTCTACGCTTTGGCGTGTGCGCAATTTTTGTTAAAGTGCTATTTAAAGAAGGCTTGAAGTGCACATTCCTCTTACATCACAAGACATATCATAATTATCTAATAGATGCCGGTGCCACCTCTGGGAACGAAGGACACATGGCGGTGCTTCTGCACAACTCTCTccgtttacttctatgggagtaaaAAACTGCCGAGCTGCCTGTTCTCAACACAAAGGGCAGAttgcagaggtgggacccgcatgtATCAGACCCCTATAGCAAATCCTATGGATATGACAAATGTCTGTGATCGCAAATGCCTTAAAAATAAGTCCAGTAACAGGAAGGGGGCAGCTACACAGCGGCACAGCGCCACTTTTATtgataggctgtgtctggtattgcagctcagcctcgttGATTTAACTgaggcaataccagacacagcctacaGACAAAAGTGGTCCTATAGACACCTGGACAAACCCATCTGTGTTGGAcattattatagtctatgggagaCCCTAATAATTTAGCGGCAGAACTTGGAGGTACATCACTGTGTCCGTCACTCTTGTATTATGGTGCTGCGTTTATTATCCCCAGTGCTACTAAATGCCCCATCATCTAAGACTGATGcccattgtgatgtcatagtactgTAATcactgtgatgtcatagtactGTAATAAGTGATGCCCACAGATGTCACAGTACCATAACACTGATGCCCACTGACATCTGTGGGCATCACTTTTATTAcagtactatgacatcacaatgggCATCAGTCTTGTATTATGGTGCTGTGACATCTGTGGGCATCACTTATTACAgtactatgacatcacacagTACCATAATACAAGACTGATGCCcactgtgatgtcatagtactGTAATAAAAGTGATGCCCACAGATGTCACAGCACCATTATACAAGACTGATGcccattgtgatgtcatagtactgTAATAAAAGTGATGCCCACAGATGTCAGTGGGCATCAGTGTTATGGTACTGTGACATCTGTGGGCATCACTTATTACagtactatgacatcacagtgattacagggggaggggggaggggagggggagggggagggggaggggggagaagacagACAGCCATGTCTCTATGTGGCCGTCAATCCTAAATAGAAAGCAGACCCATGTATCAGGCTGTCAGGAGTCTCACTTCACTCCGTATGATGTCagtcagtccaatacaacagacctACTGCCAACAGTCCATAAAGCTTTCAAGTGAATCGATCCATGCTTATGAGTAATGGGGAGGGACTCCCGAAACGTCACGTGGCATGGGGGGCTGGTGGTCAGGATGAAGGTGGACTCGTCAACCGCATGTCTTATGGAATTTTGTATATGAAATTAAGTTGgacttgggggagggggggggggatcattgaagactttttttttttttggcgactATGGATCGATTCACTCACCTGAAAGCTCCATGACCGGCTGGCGGTAGTACGTCTGATTGCACTGACTGCTATGTAGCGGTTGTCCAAGATGAAATACACAGAATCGGTTACCTGCAGTTTTGTCCAGGAAATAAGCCAGCAAACAGCGCATGACGGCCTGGTGACAGACCACCAGCACGTTCTCCTGACGCTCCAGCTCCATGATAACCGGCTCCAGTCGCTGCACCAGGTCCTCATAGGACTAGAGAACAATACAAGCATATGGTTACAATGAGTCCTTTTACATGGACACATTTCTGTGAATCAATGATACAGAATATAGATTagcagtccttaaagggattaagtcagctccaaaacaccccccAAACTAGTGCAAGCGGTCTatagtttaaagggcttctgtcagcccactaaaccgtttttttgtttttttttgtttactaataatccctatactgcgagctccctatacataagttaaataatcattttggttcagtagaatttgataaaaagctatttttataatatgtaaattaccttgctaccagcaagtagggcggctacttgctggtagcagccgcatcctccgatcctaatgacgccccctccgcattgtgattgacagggccagggaacggaatcgttctctgctggccctgcctgtttgcattcaaaatccggcgcctgcgccgcggccgtacttatcttcaatctgcgcaggcgcactgagaggcggccgctcgcttggccgctccatcctcaatgcgcctgcgccgggtgtagatgtgatgtcatcggcgcaggcgcattgaggatggagcggccgcctctcagtgcgcctgcgcagattgaagataggtacggccgcggcccAGGCgccggattttaaatgcaaacaggcagggccagcagagaacgaccTAGTAGATCACAACTGCCATATATGAAAATGTTAAAGCAGCCCTTTATTTGGACTAAGGGTATTACAACATGGCGCAGTCGTGTTGTTGGTGCGGTTGAGTCTTGTGGGTGTAGGAGCCGCCGCAGACtaattaaaccaaaaaaaaaaacacggatccgtcaccatagacttgcattgttCACAGTGCCAGATCAAtttttatgaccagacacaaaaccgcagcttgcagcggttttatgtccggtcacaaaacgaaATGCTGAtgaaatggaagacatcctggaCTGACCtctttccattcaaaatgcatggggactaaatggaaaaaaatattaaacatttccggtattgagattctctgccggatctcaataccggaaaacaacgcaagtgtgaaagtaaccttagtccGTCTTCATTGTTAATAGCTGCGCCGCCCCCACAATACCGCCTGACcattaaggctggggctacacagcgacatATAGGGTGCAGCTACACCGACATATTTTATAATGGTattctatggtgttgcactgcgacatgcttgGATGCTTTATTAGGCAAGTAAAGACTTTCCTCTTCATCCTTGACAGCACCCAAGGTATTTTATTCTGAGAACAGGGAGAGACAGGCCATAGACCCCACCTGGAAACCTGCCAGTGGGCCGAAGCCCGGGGAGCTGCCTGAGGTGCTAGCACCCTCCTCATAACCGCCAGTCAGTTACGCAACCACCTGAATTTTCCACTGTCAACACTGGAAGCTTTATGTTCTGGCAGCTGGAAAGTGAAGTCACCCTCCTAAATTGAACTATATTGCAGTCCTCGGTATGATTTCGTCTGCTGTTCGTAGGCCACCAGGCCTCAAGCCTATGAGAATACTATCAGCCGTGCAGATGGTTGCGATGTTATGACCACACACCACTAGGCCTAAAAGACCATGAGAACATGCAATTATGGCCAGACGGCACTACGATGTAATTACAACTGGCTGTGCCGGAACGCAGACGTCTCAGGCCGCAGGGTGGAAGAGGCCTGCAACGGGAGTCAGGAGTCACTTGGAAAGTATACTACTGGAGACATTAGAGGGGCATTTTTAATTCTTGGGGCACTACAAAAAGGAGCAATAACTGTTGAGGGAACTCTGCTTGGCTACATTTTTGTAtgttactagtattttcagggacgtacgattttttttctacagtatagtatttgggggtggcagcaggatggagAGTTTGTTTTGAGAAGATCggtaggatgatggaaaagtgaggaagcgAAGATGCCTTTTGGCAAACTCTGCACAGATGAGACGTGGCTGAAAGAACAGCCTATAGGGCCATGCAGAGTGTGGCCATACAGCATGTGGAAGAAGATAGTATGACTGGATCTACGAGAATCCCGGGGCAAGAGGACTATGGTggaatgtcactgttgtgggacATTCCACCATAGCTTTGACTGGACCTTGCTACTTATAGTTCTGACAAACCTGGTTATTATTCCCTACTTTTTGGGGATTCGGGTGTGTATTTGAGTCAGGTTTAAATGTCTGCAGACAGTCAGTCCCACTTAATCACTATATTAAAACGCCAGTGGAGGAGTGATGTAACCTTCAGGTCTGAGGCCTTTTGTTTAACGTCCCCATTGTGGTGAATTCTTCTGACTTCCAGCACACACCTCCCCTAGGTTTGTGCATGTGCCGGAGGTGTGGGCTGAACCCCCGTTGTTATATCTACAGTCTGGGTATAAATACTTTTAGATCATGCTTTACAAACTGGACAAACCAGATGCTAAAATGTAGACCTTGAGATGCATTAGCTGTCTGGTGCACATCTGCACTCTGAAACGCAATTGTGGCGCGTTCCTTAATACATGTGTTGGAATTGTGGTGCATCCTTGTTGCATACTCCAGAATGTCATCATTCCTATTGGAGCACAGTCTTGCCCAAGGAGAAATCTTTGCTCCCCACAATCACCTCTTCTAACCAACAGTGCCTCAGCCTGCAGTTGCGAAGCTCTTCTGTAGACCAGGTCCACTAGCTCTTAAGACTAGCCCTTCATTTCCTACTCCAGCATTGAACTGAAGATTCACCATGGCTCCATTCGAACCCTTAGAGCTGAGCCGCCTGAAGTTTCTCTACTGTAAAACTATCCTTCAAATACAGTAGCTGTGGCCCCGGTAATTCGGTCCCTCACACCAGCTAGAAGGGTCAGTGACTTACAGGCCTTCACCTCTCAAGAACTGCATCTAAAAATTCTGCCAAATTGTTTACTGATGATGTTAGGGGAGAGAAGGACCTTCCTTTTCTCCTGGAGATGGTAGTGGGGAGAGACAGCTGTTTATTACTTACCTGCAAAGAACTAGCAACTTCAGATCATCCAACAGATTGTTCATCCAGTTCTATGGTCCTAAACAGGGTCAGTGGGCTAGCAAGGCTCTCAGATAACGTGGATTTGTGAGGCTTTCCTGGAATGCTACCAACAGGAAGGGCTTTCTGCATCTGAAGGGGTTCATGCTCATTCTTCAAGATTCATTTCAGTTTTCTGGGCAGAATTTATCATTGCAGTACATCTGTCAAGCCGCTACCAAAACCTTCATGGACCATTAGAGGCTAGACATCACAGTGGGAGTTTCAGCCTTTAGTAAGGCTGATAACCCTCTCTTATCCTTATGGGCAAGTGCATCATATAGGGCAAAAAAATACCGGTAAATCCACTAGGACATCTTCACATATCCTCCGGCGGTAAAGCAGCAATAGatttgtagactttttatattgcTTTGCATGCAGAGTGTAAAACCCAATATAACACAGAAATTCAGCCCTGGGAAGCCCTGCAGATGTGGATCTAATACAGCTCATGTCAGATCACTCCACACTCACCTCTCCTTTGGGGTATCTGTAACGATATTTGTCCTGGTCTCTTAGTGCAAACTCTTCTGGAAAATGTTCCTGTATTTCTTCATACGTCATCTCCTCACACACCCCCTGGAAAGAGAAGGTTTTAATGACTGGGGCAGAGACAGCCGAGATGAATGGAAAGCCTACATAGAGGTATTTGCATTGCTAACGTCAAGGCACTGGTGGGCCGCCATGTGGATGGTCTTGCTTTGATGAAGGTGGGCTTCCCCTTGCGTATGCAAACAGGAGAGTGTAATGCCTCCTTGTGTGAAGGCTGTTTGACCAAAGCCAGTTTCCCATACCCTTTGTAATGTCCGACTATAGTTGCAACTTCCTGTAGCAGTAGGAagagcagctctggagcacaaactgCTGCTCCGACAAGTGAAATACTTAGCATTCATGCACAGtcaattcatctttttttttgcatggaGAAAACAATAGGCAAAggggtatctcccaaggaaagataaccatctcactagtgccaccttgtggaagtggctccctgcgagtcaaaatctgactttttaACGAGCTTTTggacatgacaagggaaaatagccaagccagatatccatcccGTAGACAGCAGTTTTGGGGTGCTTGCCCATAGGATTCTGGAGAGTGTGATGCCTTGgaggatggatatttggcttagCCATTTCCCTGGTCATGTCCCAAGGTTGGATTTTGACTCCTAGGCAGCCACTTCCTCAAGGTGGtgctagtgagatggttctctttcttgggaggtacctctttgcatattgttttccCATGGCGCATTGCCAAAAAAAGTCTCCATACCCTGGAGCACTTCcattaagtctccatacagggttGGTCTCTAGAGTCTGTACCCTATATGAGGTGCATGGGTAACGATACAGCCGTGACAGAGTCTGTAGACAGGTAAGTTATATGAAGGGTGATGTAGTCCACTTACTGCATCTATCTCATTCAAGGCCTTCCACTGCTCGTAAGGGACGTCCAGCGCTTCTGCCGTCTGGATGGTGCGCTTCATGTGACTGGTCCATACTTTTAGGTCTgtaattttctgtgatctaacaAAGTTTCCCAGTGCATGGGCGTACTGGAAAGGaaaggggggaaaaagaaaaaagtgagcaACCGCAAGTCACGAAGAGCTGACCAGCACCTATGGAGATCATGATCTTAAAAGGGGCAATGCATTCCCCAGTATATACACCCCTTCATGGAAGGGACCTATCCTACAGTTCATCCTGAGCTTTCTGGTTCATACATATAATCCATACTACTATGACTTATGAATATATAACCTACATCTACCTTGTTAATTTCACGAGGAATGGTGGGCGACAACCCCCATGGGCGCAGGAATGAGTCACAAGTCATTTTTCGGAAGCAGAGATGCATTATTAATCTGGAACGCAACCTCTATGGGCGCGGTGGGACATGTAGGACATTTCTTACCTGCTTTCCACGAGCTGAAAGCCCAGAGTCCCCTCCAATCCTGCCCATGAGGTTGAGATCACTTTCCCCATGCCGGGTCAGGTAGATAGAGCGAGGGGTCACGTGAATGTTCATCAGGTAGTAGACCGTGCGGCTCTGAATGTGATCCTGGACCCGGTTCACCAGGTATCGGTTCCCAACATTAAAAATCGTAATATAAGACAGATCGCTGCAACGGAGAGGAGCAGAAAAAGAAATGAGCGGTGGGGGGTTATGATGGCGGACCAGACAACGGATCACACCACAAGACATGGCTTATCTAGAAGCAGAGTGTCCAAGAGCACCTGTCCCCTCTCCCAACAGGTCTGATTAGtatctacttgcattccccatccaacaattctggagcatctattcttatgaccctATGATGTGCCATCcccttattattcctactagacgtTATGAacgaattactagcagtttgcaatagaGGTCCTGGTTggcgttaccagttgggggcgtgtccctgcccAGTctcacactggcagcactgattggatagtgttagactgtgcatggacacacccccaactggtaacgcccAGCTGGATCTCCATTGTAAACTGCTTTTAATGCATTCAAAACCGCTAGAAGGAAGAATAAAGGAATGGTAGAGTCAGAAGAATAGATGGtcaagaattgttattacatggggaatgcaagtagttactaaaagtgAAAGTTAAaggggacctctcccctctcctgacaggtctttCTACATGGGAAGCAGATGCTAAACAAAGACCACCGACGGCAATTGGGGAGAGGTTTCCAGATATCTTGGAATTTGAAGGAGAAAGTGAATTTAAAAGGGAAGGAGTCATTAGAAAATGACAAATttagtttttatgtgaaataatcatgccattttaattttccatgtcaatacctACATTAAAAAGAAAACTAAATATTGCAGTTTTCgccctggccactaagcctaataggtGCCAACTTTTGATCCGCTCATCATAGCAGGCAGGATcggaatgacagatatcaccactTTAGGAAGATAACACAGGAGCCACCATTTACAATAggggatatcacagcttatctactccctcctggcctctgcacaggtcagagcatgcccagaaaactctcagAGAAGTCAGTGAGGCCCCCCCTCTCATCTATTGTGtgtaacagctcaggcaagatggccgcccccataatcctgttcaggaaatggaatttaaaaaaaaatgcaatctgAAAATTTAAAACCGATTAGTAAAAAAGAATATATGTCGCTATCTGGTTTCCagcggcataaaaaaaaaaatatatatataaaaatattctgtgacacattccctttaaacaatCCCCATTTGTTAAACGGTTCCCTAGAGAAGAAGTTGGTCACGGGTTGTCCaactgctgggatctgaggcGATCACTTGTAATCTGTGAGGACccagtggggtcatttatcaaactggtgtaaagtagaactggcttagttgcccacagcaaccaatcagattcctcctttcattttggacagctcctttggaaaatgaaaggaggaatctgattggttgctatggtcaactaagccagttctactttacagcagtttggtGAATCTCCCCCTTAATCTTTTGCAGTACGCCATCTTTgattacatcagtttacaaacTACAGCCGGTCATACATGTTATTGgtttatatcccccccccccccttccccacataCACACTCACCCAGGCCAAgtatgcatgtgttctgaatggggagTAAGCAACTTGTCAGACTCCTCTGTGGTGGCTTATTGCCCCGAAAACTAAAGGATTGGGCAA from Bufo gargarizans isolate SCDJY-AF-19 chromosome 9, ASM1485885v1, whole genome shotgun sequence harbors:
- the PFKFB1 gene encoding 6-phosphofructo-2-kinase/fructose-2,6-bisphosphatase 1 isoform X4, with product MIIMVGLPARGKTYISKKLTRYLNWIGTPTKVFNVGQYRREAVQTYKNYEFFRSDNQEAMRIRKQCALHALRDVHTYLTREEGQVAVFDATNTTRERRSMILQFAKERGFKVFFIESICDDPDIIAENITQVKLSSPDYKDCDREKVVEDFLKRIECYQMTYEPLHDDRDGDLSYITIFNVGNRYLVNRVQDHIQSRTVYYLMNIHVTPRSIYLTRHGESDLNLMGRIGGDSGLSARGKQYAHALGNFVRSQKITDLKVWTSHMKRTIQTAEALDVPYEQWKALNEIDAGVCEEMTYEEIQEHFPEEFALRDQDKYRYRYPKGESYEDLVQRLEPVIMELERQENVLVVCHQAVMRCLLAYFLDKTAEELPYLKCPLHTVLKLTPVAYGCKVESIYLNVEAVNTHREKPLNVAVSRDPGEALDTVPAHF